DNA from Candidatus Eremiobacteraceae bacterium:
CGCCATGAGCTGATAGCGCCAGTAGTCCGCCGGGAGCAGTTCGAGCGCATCGGCCATGAAGACGCCGCGCTTGCCGCTCGTCGAGAACTTGCCCCCGTAATAGTTGAGCCAGTTGAAACCCTTGACGAAATCGACGAGCTTCCATGGTTCGCCCGATCCCATGATCGTCGCCGGGAACGTCACCGTGTGGAACGGGATGTTATCTTTCGCCATGAATTGGACGTAGCGGACATCGGCCGGGTCGACCCACCACGACTTCCAGTCGCGACCTGCGGGCTGCGCGTCCGACCACTCCTTCGTCGCACCGATGTACTCGATCGGCGCGTCGAACCACACGTAGAAGACCTTGTTCTCGAAGCCCGGCCGGTCGACGGGGATGCCCCAGTGGAGATCGCGCGTGATCGAGCGGTCCTTGATGCCCTCGTCGAGCCACTTGAGCGCGATCGACCGTACGAGGACGGGCCAATCCTCATGCTGCTCGATCCATGGGCGCAGCCGGTCGGTCATGAGCGACTGTCGCAAGAACAGGTGCTTCGTCTCGCGCATCTCGAGCTCGGTCGAGCCGGAAACTGAAGACCTAGGGTCGATCAGATCGCCGGGTTCGAGCAGGTTCGTGCAGTTCTCACACTGATCGCCTCGTGCGGCCGTATAGCCGCAGTGCGGACACGTGCCGACGACGTAGCGGTCGGGCAAGAAGCGATTCTCGGCGACCGAGAACATCTGGAGGGTCGTGCGCTCTTCGATGAGGCCGTTGCGCTCGAGCATGTCGGCGAAATGCTTGGTCAGCTCGTGGTTTTGCGGCGACGAGCTGCGCCCGAAGTGGTCGAATGCGAGGAAGAAACCTTCGCACAATCCCTTGAGGACTGCATGCTGTTTGCGGCAGTATTCGGAGACCTCGAGCCCGGCGTTGAGCGCGGCGAGCTCCGCCGGCGTGCCGTGTTCGTCGGTGGCGCAGATGTAGAGCACGTCCTCGCCGCGCAGCCGCAAGAACCGCGCGTAGACGTCTGCGGGCAGCATCGAACCCACGAGGTTGCCGAGATGTTTCGCGTCGCTGATGTACGGCAGCGCGCTCGTGATGAGATAGCGGGGCATTCGCCGTCAATTGCCCTCGCGAGCGTCCAAAGCCTTGCCTGCGATGCGGTGCGCGAGCGCGTAGAGGCGCTTGCGATTCGATCCGGTCGCCGAGGCGATCGCGTCGGCTGCGAGCCTCGGACGCACGCCGCGTTCGACGAGCATTTCGACCGCCGCGTCTGCGCGTGCGTCCGCCTCGGCGTCGCCTGATGGCGAAGGCGCGCCGTCCATCACGACGACGAACTCGCCGCGCGGTTCCTCGGACAGCACGCGCAGCGCCGAGGCCGCGTCGCCCTCGATATGCTCCTCAAAGCGCTTTGTGTATTCGCGCAGCACGAAGACGCGCCGCCCCGGCAACTCGCTCGCGATGTCGACGAGCAGTGCGCGCACGCGCGTCGGTGCCTCGTACCAGATCACGGCCGCGGTCTCTCGTGCGAATGCGGCGACATGTGAGCGCCTCGCGCCCGGCGAGCGCGGTGGAAAGCCCTCGAACCGGAAGCGCGTGACGTCGAAGCCGGACAGGACGGCGGCGCTGACGCATGCGCTCGGACCCGGTAGAACTTCGACGGCGGCACCGGCCGCCCGCGCAGCACGCACGAGTTCGACGCCGGGATCTGAGATGCCGGGCATGCCTGCGTCCGTGACGACCGCGATCGTCTTACCGTCTTTGAGTATCCGCGCCGCCTCGTTGAGCCTGCGCGCTTCGACCCGCTCGTGGAATGACCGGACCGGTTTGTCGACCTCGTAGCGTCGCAACAGCGTTTCCGACACTCGCGTGTCCTCTGCGAAGATGAAATCGCACTCACGCAGACAGCGGAGCACGCGAAGCGTCACGTCTTCGAGGTTGCCGAGCGGGGTCGGACAGAGCACGAGGCGTCCGGTCATGCTCGCAGATTGTCCACAGGTCCGGCATTCCCCCCGGAAGAAATGCGATGTCATGGAACCGCTCGATCTTTCAAAGGCCCCGCCGCGCTCTCCGCATTTGGAGCTCGACGGACTCGTCATGATGCCGCGCACGATCGACAAGCTGCGCGCGACGCTGCCCGGCGGCGTCTCGGGCAGCTATCGCGTTCGCGGCATGAGCCTACGGCTGCTGGAATGGCTCGGCGTCGAGGAAGACGCCATCCGCGAAGCCGTCGCACAGGCGAAGACGGATGACGACGTCGCCGTGTGGCTGCGCGGTCGCGTCGATACGACGAAGTATTCGGAATTCAACCGCCGCATGCTCGATCGAAGCACGGATGACGTCGACAAGGAAGCGTTCTTCGAGACGTATCCCTGGATGCGCGAGCGCGGCTTCATGCGGCTCTTCGACGTCATGCTCGAAGATGACCGGATGTCGTTCGCCGGCACGCCCTCCGCGGGCTAGCCCCGCGCAGACGTCGTTTCGACGGCTGCGTCTTCCTTGCACACGTGCTCGAGCCCGAAGCGCTTGACGATCTCCATTGCGCCACGTATCTCGTGCGCAGTCATCGCTTCGCGCCACGACGGCATGTCGCGGCTCGCTTTGCGCTTGGGGCCATCTCTGCCGAGGAACGTCGTCGCCGATCGTCGCGTCGATCGCTCGAGCGCACGTATGTCGAACGGCTTGCCGATGAACGTGAAGATGCGGCGGAATTCGGCCTCGCGGTCGGCGACTATCTTCTCGTAGTCGACGAAACACGCTTCACGGTCCGTCATTTGCCGTTGCGGCACGATGTTCTCGACGCACCAGTCGACGACGTGCCCTTCGATCTCCGTCCGCGCGCCGGCCATGATATCGCGAAAGGGTTCCAGGTGGTCAGTCATGAGCGCAGGTTGGTTGAAATAGACGTCGCGTTTGCGGACGCGCCAGTGCGCCCGGCATCGTGAGTACGCGACTGCGAGCGGATGTCTGCGGATGTAGACGACCGGCATCCCCGCGAAGCGCCGGATGATCCACGCGAGCATGAGCGTGCAGCGGTCGTCTTTGACCAAGCGCTTGCGTGCGATGACGCGTCGGTTCGAATTGTCTGCCCACGGCGACCGGACGCGCCCTTCGAGGATCGATCGCACCGCATCGAAATATTCATCGCCGTCTTCGTCGGGCCGGATGTATTGGAGCCGGGCGAAATGGCGGACCACCTTGACGTGCTCGCGCGTGAAGGGTTCGCCGATGTAGCGGTAGGCGTTGTCGTAGTTGATGACGTCCGCGAGCCACGTCGTGCCGCTACGGCCAGAGCCCGCCAGAAGTACGGTCGCGCGATGGTCCGGATTGACGTCGAGATAGAAAGAGTGTTGGATAGCGGAGATCCGTCGACGTATCCGCGCGCCGAGCGTGTTGCGATAGAAATAGCTCATCGATACCGCTTCCGGAGCGAGACCGTATCGGGGCTTCTTCCGCTCGCGGTGGGCGTCCTATACGCCTGGTAAGGCGGCGGCGGGATTGGTCTACGGATTGCGCGGATTCTCAGGCTGTGACCCTCGAGCTCGTCAATACGATCGCCTCGGTCGCTACGACTCTCATTGTCGCAGCGGCTGCCGTCGCGGCGCTCGTGCAGCTGCGTCACCTGCGGGCGCAGAACCAGATCAGCGGCCAGCTCGCGCTGCGCCAGATCCTCCTCGATCGCGATATGTTCGAGGCAGTCGGGCGCGCCCGCCAAGAAGTGCCCGAGCTCATGAAAGAGCCGGCCTTCAGACGTTACGTCGCCGACTACCATCTCGGTCTCGCCGCAGACAACGAGCGTTACGACTCGCTGTATGAAGACATCTTGGTCGTCGGACGCAACCTCGAGAACATCGGCAACATGATCCGCAACGGCCTCACCGATGCGCGCATCTTCGTCGAGCAGTACTCGCCGCTCGTCATGATCGCATGGGATGCGATCGAACCGCTGCTCCGGATCCGCCGCGCAGCGACCCGCTCCGATAGCGATTGGGAGGATTTCGAGTACCTCACCGTGCTTGCGCGACGCTGGACGGCAGAGAAGAGCTCGGCATATCCCGCGGGCGTCGAGCGCATCCTTCCGCCACACTCAGAACTGGACCGAGACTAAGAATCAAGGATTCAAGGACACCCGCCCCGCACCATGACGTCGTAAAGCAAAGACCGGGCGATAGGAACGCCGGTCCGCTTTTGCTTCAGCGGAGGCCGAATTGGCGACGCCAGGTGCCAGCTTTGAAGATCAACGCTCGCGGTCGCGACGGATCATTCGAATAGTCGTCGTCATCGGCTTGGTCGCGTCTGTCCTCGCGGTATCTCTTCCCGGATTGCTGCCGGCTATGCGCGACAACGGCACGATCTTGAACCTCGGTTTCGACTATGCAGGCCGTGTACAAAGCCTCGACGCGGTCAGCGGTCGATCGGGGTTACGTGTTGGCGATCGCGTGATACTGCACGGTTTCACGCTCAAAGAGTGGGAGCAGCTCACCATGGGCGTGCCGATGGCGATCGGCGAGACGATCCCACTCACCGTCGAACGCGACGCCCGAATCGTTGACATCGAGATCAAGGCCGACACCGTGAGCGGTTGGCCGACCTATTTGGTATACTTGATCAAGACGCTTTCGCAGGTGACGTATCTCATCGTCGCATGTGGGTTGGTGCTGCGCAAACCCAGCCGGTTGACGTGGAGCTTCTTCGCGCTCGCTTTCGGCTATGCGGCGGACATCACGCAGCCATGGTTTTGGCGTAGCCCTGCGGCCTCGCTTCCCATGCTGTGGTGGGCGCAGCTCTACAATGGCGTCGCCATCACGCCCGGCGCGCTGCTCATCTTTGCGGCCTCCTTCCCAGGCCAGACGAGCGGCTTGTTCTGGCGCATCGTCGATCGGACGGGCATTCCGGTCAACGTGATCTTGACGTTGCAGAACGTGGTTTTTTACGTAGCAGGCGTGGCCGGATCGGCGTTGGCGTTTCCGGCGTTGGTCGCTCCGTTGTGGTCGTTTGCAACGCTCGTCGGAGTCCTCATGGTGGTGATCGCCTACTGGAGCAGCGTTGCCGATCAGCGTCAACGTCTGAAGTGGGTCATCTTCGCGTTCATCGTGTCCTACCTCGAGCGCGCGTTTGTCACGTATGTGGATTTTACCGGCGGTCTCTGGCCTCCGGCGTGGTCGAGCGCGGGGTTCACTCCTGACGCGCTCGCGATCGTCAACGTCCTCGTGCCGGTCACCGTGGCATACGCAGTTCTCAAGCATCGCGTGCTCGACATCAATTTCGTGTTCAGCCGTGCGCTCGTCTACGGCATCATCACGTCGCTTGTCGTCGGAGCGTTCGCTTTGATCGACTTCGTGCTCTCGAAGGAGCTCGAACAGCACCAGCTCGCGGTGGCGGTGGAAGTCGTCTTCGCGATCGGATTCGGTTTTGGGCTCAACGGCATCCACAAGCAGGTCGACGCGTTCGTCGATCGCATTCTTTTCCGCAGCCGCCACATGGCGGAAAGGACGATCGAACGCGTCGCGGCAGGCTTGCCCCACGTGACGTCCGCGCGTGCGGTCGACGAAACGCTCGCGGAGGACCCTACGCGTACCCTCAACCTTCTCTCCGCGGCGGTATTCGTTCGCGACGAGTCCGGAGCGTTTGCCCGGCGATCCGCGGTCGGTTGGACCGACGGCGGAAGCACGAAGATCGATGCGGACGACCCGCTTATCGTCAACCTGCTGGGAGAATTTGGAACGATGCCGTTGAGCGAGGTGCGGCAAGGATCGGCTAGTCTTCCTACAGGGGTTGGCGCGCCGGCCATCGCCGTGCCGATGTTCGTCCGCCACCAGCTTCTGGGTTTCGTGCTCTACGGAGCACACGCGAGCGGCGAGGACATCGACCCGGACGAACGGCGCTTGCTCGAGCGGCTTGCGCACGCCGCCGCGGCCACGTACGACCACATCGACTCAGAATCCGCGCGCACCAAACTTCGCGAGATTTCGCAGGAACTCGCCGTGTTGAAAGCCTCAGCGCGCGCGTAGGCTCTGTCCTTATTGCCAAAACGTGCGAATTAGCAAGTGTGTACCGTCCGTCTCCCCTTCGACTCCACCGTCCAGGTCGGTCCGATAGATCCTCGCGCCGGCGTCGCGGAGGGCGGCTAGCGTGTGCGGGCTTGGATGGCCGAAGACGTTGTGCAGGCCGCACGAGATAATCGCGACTTCCGGATGGACGGCCGCGAGGAACGCCGGCGTCGACGAGTATGCGCTGCCGTGGTGACCGACCTTAAGGATGTCGGCTCGCAAATCGGCGGTTCCGTGCGAGAGCAGCCGCGCCTCCGCCTCCGACTGCGCATCGCCGGTCAATAGGATCGCCGTCCTCGCGAACTCGACGCGCAGCACGACCGAGTTGTTGTTGATATCCGATGAGGATCCCGTGATGAGCGGGAGTTCGGGTTCGAGAATCGTCACGTGCGTCGTCCCGCCGAGATCGAACGATTCGCCGCGCCGCGCGACCCGATATCGGACGTGACGTTGGCGCACGACATCCAGAGCCCGTTGGTACGCCGGACCGCCGTAAAGTTGGGCGGAGTCGTACAAGACGCCGACGTTCTCGCGCGCCAAGATGACCGGGAGACCGCCTGCATGATCACCGTGCGGATGCGTCAGAACGACCGCATCGAGATGGAGCACCCAGTGCCGCAGGAGGAACGGCATGACCGTTCGCGTGGCGATGACGTCGCCGATCGGCTGCGCGACGACCTTGTTCGATCCGCTACGCTCGAGCCTTCCACCGCCGTCGACAAGCATCGCGTGCATGCCCGGTGCGCGCACGAGGATGCAGTCGGCTTGGCCGACATCGATGGCGTCGACGCGAAGGTCGGGATCGAGCGCCTCCTTGATACCGGGCGCGACATACATAAGGGCGAGCATAGCGGCAGCCGGCGCGGCCCAGCGGATGATGTGTTGCCGCCGCGAGGGATCGCGCAGTGTCCATGCAGCGCCGGCGAGCGCGACCCAATAGAGGACGAGAAAGGCATGCGTTGGCGGCGGCACGTCGACGTGCGCGTGCGGAAGCGACGCGAACTTGTCGACGACGGCGATCATGAGCGACAGCATCCACCACGCGAGATTCGAAAACGGCGCGAGCAATGGCGGGCAGACGGCGGTTGCCGTCAGCAACGCGCCGCCGAGCGCCATGACGATGCCGACGAGCGGCACGACGACGAGGTTCGCAAGAACCGCCCAGGGCGTGAACGCATCGAAATAGAGCGCTTGGAACGGCCACATCGCGATCTGCACGGCGAGGCTTGTCCGAGCGAGCTCGATGATACGGGCCGGCATGCCGCAGTCGTCGTTCAGACCTGCGTCGCGCAATGCGGGCGAGAGAAGCGCGATGCCGCTGACGCAGGCGAACGACATAGAAAAGGAAGGCGAGAGCAGTGCGAGCGGACGCGGCAGCGCGACCGCGAATGCTGCCGCGGCCAGAACCGCCGACGCCGATCGGCCGCGCCCCGATTCGTAGGCGACGGCGCCTGCGGTGAGCATCGTCGCGGCCCGGATCGTTGGTATGTGAAGGCCGGCGAGCGCGGCGTAGCCCCACGACGCGCAGATGACGATGGCGGTGCGCACCAAGCGCGGGATCGGCAGACGGACGAGCAGCCACGTGACGAGCGCGGCGAAGATCCCGAGGTGTAGTCCGGCGGTCGTCAGGACATGGACGGTGCCCGTATCGGAGAACTCTTGGCGCAAAGCGGCGGGAAGCTGCCCACGGTCGCCCCACAAGATGCCTTCGAGAACCGTCGCCTCGAGCGGCGGCAGACGCGCCTCGACCGCGTGCGCGCAGGCAAGACGCAATCGGCTCATCCACGCCTCCCAACCAGGAGCGTCGCCGAGCGGTTTGAC
Protein-coding regions in this window:
- a CDS encoding DUF5069 domain-containing protein, with the protein product MEPLDLSKAPPRSPHLELDGLVMMPRTIDKLRATLPGGVSGSYRVRGMSLRLLEWLGVEEDAIREAVAQAKTDDDVAVWLRGRVDTTKYSEFNRRMLDRSTDDVDKEAFFETYPWMRERGFMRLFDVMLEDDRMSFAGTPSAG
- the metG gene encoding methionine--tRNA ligase; the protein is MPRYLITSALPYISDAKHLGNLVGSMLPADVYARFLRLRGEDVLYICATDEHGTPAELAALNAGLEVSEYCRKQHAVLKGLCEGFFLAFDHFGRSSSPQNHELTKHFADMLERNGLIEERTTLQMFSVAENRFLPDRYVVGTCPHCGYTAARGDQCENCTNLLEPGDLIDPRSSVSGSTELEMRETKHLFLRQSLMTDRLRPWIEQHEDWPVLVRSIALKWLDEGIKDRSITRDLHWGIPVDRPGFENKVFYVWFDAPIEYIGATKEWSDAQPAGRDWKSWWVDPADVRYVQFMAKDNIPFHTVTFPATIMGSGEPWKLVDFVKGFNWLNYYGGKFSTSGKRGVFMADALELLPADYWRYQLMANAPEGADATFTWEIFADTVNKDLADTFGNFVNRVVKLVAMHFDAKVPEYGRATTEENDLLEGLREHGGALTASLESLQFRKAVQSLKAMWASGNIYLDRTAPWKAIKAERAAAAHVLAVSINLIRIFATASLPFIPDTGARVLRALRVDPASSRWLPDDFAAELRLATTGSPVDDPGVLFKKVLPEDVAAWSSRFAGSERR
- a CDS encoding sulfotransferase — its product is MSYFYRNTLGARIRRRISAIQHSFYLDVNPDHRATVLLAGSGRSGTTWLADVINYDNAYRYIGEPFTREHVKVVRHFARLQYIRPDEDGDEYFDAVRSILEGRVRSPWADNSNRRVIARKRLVKDDRCTLMLAWIIRRFAGMPVVYIRRHPLAVAYSRCRAHWRVRKRDVYFNQPALMTDHLEPFRDIMAGARTEIEGHVVDWCVENIVPQRQMTDREACFVDYEKIVADREAEFRRIFTFIGKPFDIRALERSTRRSATTFLGRDGPKRKASRDMPSWREAMTAHEIRGAMEIVKRFGLEHVCKEDAAVETTSARG
- a CDS encoding GAF domain-containing protein, producing MRDNGTILNLGFDYAGRVQSLDAVSGRSGLRVGDRVILHGFTLKEWEQLTMGVPMAIGETIPLTVERDARIVDIEIKADTVSGWPTYLVYLIKTLSQVTYLIVACGLVLRKPSRLTWSFFALAFGYAADITQPWFWRSPAASLPMLWWAQLYNGVAITPGALLIFAASFPGQTSGLFWRIVDRTGIPVNVILTLQNVVFYVAGVAGSALAFPALVAPLWSFATLVGVLMVVIAYWSSVADQRQRLKWVIFAFIVSYLERAFVTYVDFTGGLWPPAWSSAGFTPDALAIVNVLVPVTVAYAVLKHRVLDINFVFSRALVYGIITSLVVGAFALIDFVLSKELEQHQLAVAVEVVFAIGFGFGLNGIHKQVDAFVDRILFRSRHMAERTIERVAAGLPHVTSARAVDETLAEDPTRTLNLLSAAVFVRDESGAFARRSAVGWTDGGSTKIDADDPLIVNLLGEFGTMPLSEVRQGSASLPTGVGAPAIAVPMFVRHQLLGFVLYGAHASGEDIDPDERRLLERLAHAAAATYDHIDSESARTKLREISQELAVLKASARA
- the rsmI gene encoding 16S rRNA (cytidine(1402)-2'-O)-methyltransferase, producing the protein MTGRLVLCPTPLGNLEDVTLRVLRCLRECDFIFAEDTRVSETLLRRYEVDKPVRSFHERVEARRLNEAARILKDGKTIAVVTDAGMPGISDPGVELVRAARAAGAAVEVLPGPSACVSAAVLSGFDVTRFRFEGFPPRSPGARRSHVAAFARETAAVIWYEAPTRVRALLVDIASELPGRRVFVLREYTKRFEEHIEGDAASALRVLSEEPRGEFVVVMDGAPSPSGDAEADARADAAVEMLVERGVRPRLAADAIASATGSNRKRLYALAHRIAGKALDAREGN
- a CDS encoding DNA internalization-related competence protein ComEC/Rec2, encoding MEAFFSAAYRAHAFAISFGAYALGVIAISAGIHTWIEMFAALASIAAATSLARRELRPLAITISAAFIVGTTCAALALRERVDLPFAPLGEHHVIARVVVVDRPRPTASGLTTRARIVAVDAPRSAAAAALRGEVALLDFPSLARPDRLAGQLVLVRARLSMPDGARNDGEPAERDELAEQGVRVILAAPSAYDVKPLGDAPGWEAWMSRLRLACAHAVEARLPPLEATVLEGILWGDRGQLPAALRQEFSDTGTVHVLTTAGLHLGIFAALVTWLLVRLPIPRLVRTAIVICASWGYAALAGLHIPTIRAATMLTAGAVAYESGRGRSASAVLAAAAFAVALPRPLALLSPSFSMSFACVSGIALLSPALRDAGLNDDCGMPARIIELARTSLAVQIAMWPFQALYFDAFTPWAVLANLVVVPLVGIVMALGGALLTATAVCPPLLAPFSNLAWWMLSLMIAVVDKFASLPHAHVDVPPPTHAFLVLYWVALAGAAWTLRDPSRRQHIIRWAAPAAAMLALMYVAPGIKEALDPDLRVDAIDVGQADCILVRAPGMHAMLVDGGGRLERSGSNKVVAQPIGDVIATRTVMPFLLRHWVLHLDAVVLTHPHGDHAGGLPVILARENVGVLYDSAQLYGGPAYQRALDVVRQRHVRYRVARRGESFDLGGTTHVTILEPELPLITGSSSDINNNSVVLRVEFARTAILLTGDAQSEAEARLLSHGTADLRADILKVGHHGSAYSSTPAFLAAVHPEVAIISCGLHNVFGHPSPHTLAALRDAGARIYRTDLDGGVEGETDGTHLLIRTFWQ